One genomic window of Quercus lobata isolate SW786 chromosome 9, ValleyOak3.0 Primary Assembly, whole genome shotgun sequence includes the following:
- the LOC115960058 gene encoding U-box domain-containing protein 44-like: MATGVIIRTTPIPVSDLFSQTVLAIIDTVNAAKGVLIQKENFKKFSTYLEILKELLEKNVDHSKSLENALQTINREIKVAKHLALECRKRNRIYILITGRKIVKLLEGSTKEIGRALSLIPLTSLDVSLDIKNQVIKLSKDMLDAVYWVTAAEDEVIKKIELGIQGRNFDRSCANQLLVHIAEAIGISPEQSELKKEFEEFKREVEDATLRKDLAEDVQMEQIITLLKKADATTSLDEKEKKYFEMRNALGRQPLEPLQSFYCPITQAVMVDPVDTTSGRTFERSAIEKCFAEGNNLCPLTMVPLNTSVIRPNKTLRESIEEWRERNNIINIVSIKPRLQSSEETEMLQSLSKLQDICTERELHREWMTMEDYIPVLVGLLSAKNREIRKHALFILFMLAKDSDDNKERISKVDNALESIVRSLARQIDEGKLALQLLLELSRSNVVRDSIGSVHGCILLLVTMLSSDDIQAAKDAQELLENLSFLDQNVIEMAKANHFKPLLQLLSSGRENVRLVMAETFSEIELTDHNKLSIVKDGALSPLLQMLSHGDLEMKKVAVKALLQLSDLPQNGLQMIKEGAVGPLFELLYRHSLSSPPLREQVAATIMHLAISTTLQEADQEQILLLESEEDIFKLFSLVSLTGPDIQRSILHTFQALCHSPNGLDIRMKLRQLSAVQVLVQLCEVDNHTIRENAVKLFHCLIEDGDKDTFLEHVGQRCIETLLRIIKTSNDVEETAAAMGIISKLPKDPQLNQWLIKAEAVQTIFSCLTDGNALHKRQVIENAVGALCRFTVSTNQEWQKIVAEAGLIPVLVHMLVSGTALTKQNAAISLKQFSESSVSLSKPMRKRGIFQCCLAAPETGCPVHLGICTVESSFCILQANALEPLVRMLGEPDLGPCEASLDALLTLIDDERLQSGSKVLAEANAIVPIIKLLSSPSEILQEKSLTALERIFRLVEFKLKYGTSAQIPLVEIAQRKNSHMKSLAARVLAQLNVLGQQSSFF; the protein is encoded by the exons ATGGCAACAGGAGTGATTATTAGAACCACACCAATTCCAGTATCTGACTTATTCTCCCAGACTGTCCTTGCAATAATTGATACTGTAAATGCAGCCAAGGGTGTTCTCATTCAGAaggaaaatttcaagaaattctCAACATACTTGGAGATACTAAAAGAGTTATTGGAGAAAAATGTAGACCATTCCAAGAGCTTAGAAAATGCTCTGCAAACTATCAACCGAGAGATTAAAGTTGCTAAGCATCTAGCACTTGAATGCCGTAAAAGAAATAGGATATATATCCTAATCACTGGCCGGAAGATTGTTAAGCTTTTAGAGGGCAGTACCAAAGAGATTGGTAGGGCGCTAAGCCTCATTCCTTTGACGTCTTTGGATGTTTCATTGGATATTAAAAACCAGGTTATCAAGCTCTCTAAGGATATGCTAGATGCAGTGTATTGGGTAACTGCAGCGGAGGATGAAGTTATAAAAAAGATTGAGTTAGGAATACAAGGGAGGAACTTTGATCGGTCATGTGCAAATCAATTGTTAGTTCATATTGCTGAGGCTATTGGGATATCCCCAGAGCAGTCTGaattgaagaaagaatttgaagaatTCAAAAGGGAAGTTGAAGATGCAACGCTGAGAAAAGACTTGGCAGAAGATGTTCAAATGGAACAGATCATTACATTGCTTAAAAAGGCTGATGCCACAACATCTcttgatgaaaaagaaaagaaatattttgaaatgcGAAATGCTTTAGGTAGGCAACCATTGGAACCTCTCCAGTCTTTTTATTGCCCCATCACTCAGGCTGTTATGGTTGACCCTGTGGACACTACCTCAGGTCGGACATTCGAAAGGAGTGCCATAGAGAAGTGCTTTGCTGAAGGGAACAATCTTTGTCCCTTGACCATGGTTCCCTTGAACACTTCAGTTATCCGGCCCAACAAAACTCTTCGAGAATCAATTGAAGAATGGAGGGAAAGGAACAACATCATTAACATTGTCTCTATTAAACCCAGACTCCAGTCAAGTGAAGAGACAGAAATGCTTCAGTCATTAAGCAAACTGCAGGATATATGTACAGAAAGAGAGTTGCATCGGGAATGGATGACAATGGAGGACTACATTCCAGTTCTAGTTGGACTTCTCAGTGCAAAAAATCGTGAAATAAGAAAGCACGCTCTCTTCATCTTATTTATGCTTGCAAAGGACAGTGATGACAATAAG GAAAGAATCTCGAAAGTGGATAATGCACTTGAATCCATTGTTCGCTCACTAGCACGCCAAATTGATGAAGGCAAGTTAGCATTGCAGTTGTTACTTGAACTGTCCAGAAGTAATGTGGTACGAGATTCAATTGGATCAGTTCACGGCTGCATACTTCTCCTGGTGACCATGTTAAGTAGTGATGATATTCAAGCTGCCAAAGATGCCCAAGAGCTTCTGGAGAATTTGTCTTTCCTTGATCAGAATGTTATAGAGATGGCCAAAGCAAATCACTTTAAACCTTTGTTACAGCTTCTTTCTTCAG GACGTGAGAATGTTAGATTGGTCATGGCTGAAACTTTTTCAGAAATTGAATTGACCGATCACAATAAATTGTCCATAGTTAAAGATGGGGCATTGAGCCCCCTTCTTCAAATGCTTTCACATGGTGACTTAGAGATGAAGAAAGTGGCTGTTAAAGCTCTTCTGCAGCTCTCAGACTTGCCACAAAATGGCCTCCAGATGATCAAAGAAGGTGCAGTTGGGCCACTATTTGAACTTCTGTATCGTCATAGTTTATCATCACCACCTCTACGTGAGCAGGTAGCCGCCACAATCATGCACCTCGCAATATCAACCACTCTCCAAGAAGCTGATCAGGAGCAGATTTTGTTGTTAGAATCTGAGGAAGATATTTTTAAGCTCTTTTCACTTGTATCATTAACAGGACCAGACATACAAAGAAGCATTCTCCATACCTTTCAAGCACTGTGCCATTCTCCTAATGGTTTAGACATCAGGATGAAGTTGAGGCAG CTCTCTGCAGTTCAAGTATTGGTTCAGTTATGTGAGGTGGATAACCATACTATACGGGAAAATGCTGTAAAGTTGTTCCATTGCTTGATAGAAGATGGAGATAAAGACACCTTTTTGGAGCATGTGGGTCAGAGATGCATTGAGACATTGCTCAGGATAATCAAAACTTCCAATGATGTAGAAGAGACTGCTGCTGCAATGGGTATTATCTCTAAACTTCCTAAGGACCCACAGCTCAATCAGTGGCTTATAAAAGCTGAGGCAGTTCAGACCATATTTTCGTGTCTGACTGATGGAAATGCGTTACACAAGAGGCAGGTAATAGAGAATGCTGTTGGAGCTCTCTGTCGTTTTACTGTCTCAACAAATCAGGAATGGCAGAAGATAGTAGCTGAAGCTGGCCTTATCCCTGTGCTGGTACATATGCTGGTTTCTGGAACTGCTTTGACAAAACAAAATGCAGCCATTTCACTTAAGCAGTTTTCAGAAAGTTCAGTTAGCTTGAGCAAGCCAATGAGGAAGCGTGGGATTTTCCAGTGTTGCTTGGCTGCACCCGAAACTGGCTGTCCTGTACATTTAGGAATCTGTACAGTTGAGTCTTCATTTTGCATTTTACAGGCCAATGCTCTGGAACCTCTTGTGAGGATGCTTGGGGAGCCTGATCTCGGGCCCTGTGAGGCTTCCTTAGATGCACTGTTGACATTGATAGATGATGAAAGATTGCAGAGTGGCAGTAAAGTGCTAGCTGAAGCAAATGCCATTGTtccaattataaaattattgagttCACCTTCTGAAATATTGCAGGAGAAATCCCTTACTGCTTTAGAAAGAATTTTTCGGCTGGTGGAGTTCAAGCTAAAATATGGAACTTCAGCACAAATCCCATTGGTAGAAATAGCTCAGAGGAAAAATAGTCATATGAAATCTCTGGCTGCCAGGGTACTTGCTCAGTTGAATGTGCTTGGTCAACAGTCATCATTTTTTTGA
- the LOC115960587 gene encoding oligopeptide transporter 6-like, whose product MGEVFDGIEDDSLEVKEECPIKQVDLTVPKTDDPTMPAVTFRMWVLGVAACVILSFVNQFFWYRKMPLTVSSISAQIAVVPIGHFMAKVLPKDAFFKGTRFEFTMNPGPFNIKEHVLITIFANSGAGTVYAAHILSAVRLYYKRSLTFLPAFIVMLTTQVLGFGWAGLFRKYLVEPGEMWWPSNLVQVALFRALHEKEKRPEGGMTRTQFFLIVLICSFAYCVFPGYFFVMITSFSWVCWIAPKSVLVHQLGSGLQGLGIGSFGIDWATISSYLGSPLASPWFATANVAVGFFLIMYVMTPITYWFNVYDAKTFPIYSNGLYTTNGSEYDILSIINSNFHLDRDTYAQMGPVHLSTFFAMTYGLGFATLGATLVHVLLFSGRDLWKQSKSAFGEKTKIDIHTKLMKKYKKVPMWWFLVILVVNIGLIMFTCEYYNESLQLPWWGVLLACAIAVFFTLPIGIIYATTNQMPGLNIITEYVIGYMYPERPVANMCFKVYGYISMSQGLTFLADFKLGHYMKIPPRSMFMAQVVGTILAVIVYTGTAWWLMETIPHLCDTSMLPKDSPWTCPMDHVFFDASVIWGLVGPRRIFGDLGEYGNINWFFLGGAIAPLLVWLAHKAFPNQNWIRLIHMPVLLGATSMMPPASAVSFTSWIIVGFLSGYVVFKYKPDMWKRYNYVLSGGLDAGTAFMTVLLFLALGATQIQWWGNNGEGCPLASCPTAKGIAVDGCPVFS is encoded by the exons ATGGGTGAAGTGTTTGATGGGATCGAGGATGATTCCTTGGAGGTTAAGGAGGAGTGTCCCATAAAACAAGTGGACTTAACAGTGCCCAAAACTGATGATCCTACTATGCCTGCAGTGACATTCAGGATGTGGGTTCTGGGTGTTGCTGCATGTGTCATACTGTCTTTTGTGAACCAGTTCTTTTGGTACAGAAAAATGCCATTGACAGTGAGTTCAATATCTGCCCAGATTGCTGTGGTACCCATTGGACACTTCATGGCCAAGGTTTTGCCAAAAGATGCTTTCTTTAAGGGTACACGGTTTGAGTTTACAATGAATCCAGGGCCTTTTAACATCAAGGAACATGTTTTGATCACAATCTTTGCAAACTCGGGTGCTGGCACAGTTTATGCTGCTCATATATTGTCTGCAGTTAGGCTCTATTACAAGAGGAGCCTCACATTTCTTCCAGCCTTCATTGTTATGTTAACGACACAG GTTTTAGGGTTTGGTTGGGCGGGTCTTTTCCGAAAATATCTGGTAGAGCCAGGGGAAATGTGGTGGCCATCTAACCTTGTTCAGGTTGCATTGTTCAG GGCTCTAcatgagaaggaaaaaaggcCTGAAGGCGGCATGACACGTACCCAATTCTTTCTCATAGTCTTGATCTGTAGCTTTGCTTACTGTGTCTTTCCAGGCTATTTTTTCGTCATGATAACATCTTTCTCTTGGGTTTGCTGGATTGCTCCTAAGTCTGTTCTTGTCCATCAATTGGGTTCTGGCTTACAAGGCCTTGGAATTGGTTCCTTCGGTATTGATTGGGCTACAATTTCCTCATACCTTGGTAGTCCACTAGCTAGTCCATGGTTCGCCACTGCCAATGTTGCTGTGGGATTCTTCCTCATAATGTATGTGATGACACCCATCACATACTGGTTCAATGTCTACGATGCCAAGACCTTCCCAATATATTCTAACGGCCTTTACACAACAAATGGTTCAGAATATGACATTTTGAGCATCATTAATTCCAATTTTCATCTTGATCGTGATACGTATGCACAGATGGGGCCTGTTCATCTAAGCACATTTTTTGCAATGACATACGGACTTGGATTTGCTACACTTGGTGCTACTCTTGTGCATGTTCTCCTTTTCAGTGGAAG AGACCTATGGAAGCAAAGCAAAAGCGCctttggagagaaaacaaaaattgatataCATACCAAGCTTATGAAGAAGTATAAAAAAGTTCCCATGTGGTGGTTTCTTGTCATCCTTGTGGTTAACATTGGCCTTATAATGTTTACATGCGAGTATTACAACGAGTCACTTCAATTGCCTTGGTGGGGTGTACTTCTTGCTTGTGCCATTGCCGTTTTCTTCACTCTCCCAATTGGTATTATCTATGCCACCACAAACCAG ATGCCAGGTTTGAACATTATAACAGAATACGTTATTGGGTACATGTATCCAGAGCGTCCCGTTGCTAACATGTGCTTCAAGGTGTATGGATACATCAGCATGTCTCAAGGTCTAACCTTTTTGGCAGACTTTAAGCTTGGCCACTACATGAAAATTCCGCCAAGATCAATGTTTATGGCACAA GTAGTAGGGACAATCTTAGCAGTAATAGTATACACAGGAACTGCATGGTGGCTGATGGAAACCATTCCTCACCTGTGTGACACCTCCATGTTGCCTAAGGATAGCCCCTGGACTTGTCCAATGGACCATGTCTTCTTTGATGCATCCGTAATTTGGGGACTTGTTGGACCTCGTAGAATCTTTGGAGACCTTGGCGAATATGGAAATATCAATTGGTTCTTTCTTGGTGGAGCAATTGCACCTCTCTTAGTTTGGCTTGCACACAAGGCATTCCCAAATCAAAATTGGATCCGATTGATTCACATGCCTGTGCTGTTGGGTGCCACATCAATGATGCCCCCAGCTAGCGCGGTAAGCTTCACTAGTTGGATCATTGTTGGGTTTCTCTCTGGATATGTGGTGTTCAAATACAAACCCGATATGTGGAAGCGTTACAATTATGTCCTCTCTGGTGGTCTTGATGCTGGAACTGCTTTCATGACTGTGTTGTTGTTCCTTGCCTTGGGTGCCACACAAATTCAATGGTGGGGAAATAATGGGGAAGGTTGCCCCTTAGCTTCTTGCCCAACTGCAAAGGGGATTGCTGTTGATGGTTGCCCAGTTTTTTCTTGA